One genomic window of Vibrio rhizosphaerae includes the following:
- the rsxA gene encoding electron transport complex subunit RsxA, translated as MTEYLLLLIGTVLVNNFVLVKFLGLCPFMGVSKKLETAIGMGLATTFVLTLASVCSYLVESYILTPLGIDYLRTMSFILVIAVVVQFTELVVHKTSPTLYRLLGIFLPLITTNCAVLGVALLNINENHNFIESVIYGFGAAVGFSLVLILFASMRERINVSDVPTPFKGASIAMITAGLMSLAFMGFTGLVKL; from the coding sequence ATGACCGAATACCTTTTGTTGCTCATCGGCACGGTTCTGGTAAATAACTTTGTATTGGTTAAGTTTTTGGGCCTATGCCCATTTATGGGCGTGTCGAAAAAACTGGAAACCGCAATCGGCATGGGCTTGGCAACGACCTTTGTGTTGACGCTGGCATCGGTTTGTTCTTATCTGGTCGAAAGTTATATTCTCACACCGCTGGGAATTGATTACCTGCGCACGATGAGTTTTATTCTGGTAATTGCTGTGGTCGTGCAGTTCACGGAGCTGGTTGTCCATAAAACCAGTCCGACACTTTATCGTCTGTTAGGTATCTTTTTACCCTTAATTACGACGAACTGTGCGGTACTGGGCGTTGCTTTACTCAACATCAACGAAAATCATAACTTTATCGAATCGGTCATTTATGGATTCGGTGCTGCGGTCGGCTTTTCTCTGGTCTTGATTCTGTTTGCCTCGATGCGTGAGCGAATCAATGTCTCTGATGTCCCGACACCATTTAAAGGAGCGTCCATCGCAATGATTACCGCAGGACTGATGTCGCTTGCTTTCATGGGCTTTACTGGACTGGTTAAACTGTAA
- a CDS encoding SDR family NAD(P)-dependent oxidoreductase produces the protein MRGLNNKVALVTGAANGIGLAIAKRLYAEGVNIALADWNEEQLAKAIEGFDKQRVSAHTIDVSDPDKVEALIANVVARFGKLDILVNNAGVHVPGSVIEGSVDDWKKISSVNIDGVVYCAKFALPELLKTKGCMVNTASVSGLGGDWGAAFYCASKGAVVNLTRAMALDHGADGVRINAVCPSLVKTNMTNGWAQDIRDKFNERIALGRAAEPEEIASVVTFLASDDASFINGVNLPVDGGATASDGQPKIV, from the coding sequence ATGAGAGGCTTAAACAATAAAGTTGCTTTGGTCACCGGTGCCGCCAATGGTATTGGTCTGGCTATCGCCAAAAGACTCTACGCAGAAGGGGTAAACATTGCTCTGGCGGACTGGAACGAAGAACAACTTGCAAAAGCGATTGAAGGCTTTGATAAACAGCGCGTTTCTGCGCATACCATTGATGTGTCCGACCCGGACAAAGTAGAAGCGTTGATTGCCAACGTCGTCGCCCGTTTCGGAAAATTGGATATTCTGGTGAACAATGCCGGTGTGCACGTGCCGGGGTCAGTGATTGAAGGCAGCGTTGATGACTGGAAAAAGATTTCTTCAGTCAATATTGACGGTGTGGTCTATTGTGCCAAATTTGCCTTGCCCGAATTGCTGAAAACCAAAGGCTGCATGGTGAATACCGCCTCTGTTTCCGGTTTAGGCGGTGACTGGGGTGCAGCATTTTACTGCGCCAGCAAAGGTGCCGTCGTGAATCTGACCCGGGCGATGGCACTGGATCATGGTGCTGACGGGGTGCGCATCAATGCAGTCTGCCCGAGTTTAGTGAAAACCAATATGACCAATGGCTGGGCACAGGATATTCGCGATAAATTCAATGAACGAATTGCGTTAGGCCGTGCTGCGGAACCGGAAGAAATTGCCTCGGTGGTTACTTTTCTGGCGAGCGACGACGCCTCATTTATTAATGGCGTGAATCTGCCGGTAGACGGCGGTGCCACCGCATCTGACGGTCAGCCCAAAATCGTATAA
- the alsS gene encoding acetolactate synthase AlsS yields the protein MQSKPSNRNGAQLIAQQLESLGIRYIFGIPGAKIDRLFDAIEDTRIQMIPVRHEANGAFMAGVVGRLTGKAGVTLATSGPGCGNLVTGVATANSEGDPLIAIGGAVKRADQQKQTHQSMDTVSIFRSITKFSAEVQHVDAASEILANAFRIAESGRPGACFLSLPQDVLAEQTQTDIIVPAGRIQPGCADITAIEEAVNRIGAAQRGVVLLGLHASRSENAAAIARFLQKTHLPVVGTYQAAGTVDVNYYHNFAGRVGLFNNQPGDVLLRDADLILTIGFSPIEYDPELWNSQRCPVIHLDIEPAEYQLNYQPCVEIIGDIAQSLDQMSHRIPDYSRLSPMAMSVLEEVSHQRQIIRTYPNIYSQQGFHPLTLIKAMQSIIAPDTTLCLDMGSFHIWIARYLGCFRARQMLVSNGQQTMGVALPWAIGASLLKPGSKVVSVSGDGGFMQSSMELETAVRLKCNIMHIVWVDNAYNMVEMQEVKKYQRFSGVKFGPIDFKAYAESFGAKGFAVTSQYELADTLKKAMDFEGPSVVAIPVDYSDNYKLMLPRTAKNQDPVFIQNLEGELV from the coding sequence ATGCAATCCAAACCTTCAAACAGAAACGGCGCACAGCTGATTGCTCAACAACTGGAATCCCTTGGTATCCGCTATATCTTCGGGATTCCCGGCGCCAAAATTGACCGATTATTTGATGCGATTGAAGACACCCGTATTCAGATGATTCCGGTTCGTCATGAAGCCAACGGTGCCTTTATGGCGGGTGTCGTCGGTCGACTCACCGGCAAGGCTGGTGTCACGCTGGCAACCTCCGGCCCCGGCTGTGGTAACTTAGTCACCGGTGTTGCCACCGCCAATTCAGAGGGCGACCCGTTGATTGCCATTGGCGGTGCCGTCAAACGCGCGGACCAACAGAAACAAACCCACCAAAGTATGGATACCGTCAGCATTTTTCGTTCGATTACGAAGTTCAGTGCTGAAGTCCAACATGTTGATGCGGCCAGTGAAATCCTGGCTAACGCATTTCGCATTGCCGAGTCAGGCCGCCCGGGAGCTTGTTTTCTCAGCCTGCCTCAGGATGTTTTGGCCGAACAGACTCAGACTGACATCATCGTTCCTGCCGGGCGCATTCAACCCGGTTGTGCAGACATCACGGCGATTGAAGAAGCCGTGAACAGAATCGGTGCCGCTCAGCGCGGTGTCGTTTTGCTCGGCTTGCATGCCAGCCGGAGTGAAAACGCAGCCGCGATTGCTCGTTTTCTGCAAAAAACGCATCTCCCGGTTGTCGGCACCTATCAGGCTGCGGGAACCGTTGATGTCAACTATTATCATAACTTTGCCGGTCGGGTCGGTTTGTTCAACAATCAGCCCGGTGACGTCCTGCTGCGCGATGCCGATTTGATCCTCACCATCGGGTTTAGTCCGATCGAATACGATCCTGAGTTATGGAACAGTCAACGCTGTCCGGTCATTCATCTTGACATTGAACCGGCCGAGTATCAGCTCAATTATCAGCCATGCGTAGAAATCATCGGCGACATTGCCCAGTCATTGGATCAGATGAGTCATCGTATCCCGGACTATTCCCGTCTCTCCCCGATGGCGATGTCCGTCTTAGAAGAGGTGTCTCATCAACGCCAGATCATCAGAACTTATCCCAATATATACAGTCAGCAGGGCTTCCACCCTCTGACACTGATCAAAGCCATGCAATCGATCATTGCGCCGGACACCACACTCTGTCTCGACATGGGCAGTTTCCACATCTGGATTGCCCGGTATCTGGGCTGTTTTCGCGCCCGTCAGATGCTGGTGTCCAACGGACAACAGACCATGGGCGTCGCACTGCCATGGGCAATTGGTGCCAGCCTGTTAAAACCCGGCAGTAAAGTCGTTTCCGTATCCGGAGACGGCGGCTTCATGCAGTCGAGCATGGAGCTGGAAACCGCAGTCAGACTAAAATGCAATATTATGCACATTGTATGGGTCGACAACGCCTACAATATGGTTGAAATGCAGGAAGTAAAAAAATATCAGCGCTTCTCTGGCGTGAAATTTGGTCCGATTGATTTCAAGGCCTATGCCGAATCATTCGGAGCCAAAGGGTTTGCGGTTACCAGCCAATATGAACTGGCGGATACCCTGAAAAAGGCGATGGACTTTGAAGGCCCGTCGGTCGTCGCCATCCCTGTCGATTACAGCGATAACTATAAACTGATGCTGCCACGCACAGCAAAAAATCAGGATCCCGTTTTTATTCAAAACCTTGAAGGAGAACTCGTATGA
- the budA gene encoding acetolactate decarboxylase, whose translation MREFYNPHCDCSLDIAKEFAEYHHVTSDGEIFQTSLMSALIAGVYEGSTTVEQLLKHGDFGLGTFNQLDGELIAFDKNVFQLKSDGSANPADMAQRTPFAVMTFFKANIELPLTSRMSREAVHQLIDDLIPSDNIFCAIRMDGVFDFVRTRTVPKQNRPYRPMLEVVKEQPTFRFTQKHGVIAGFRSPKYTTGINVPGYHEHFITDDRQGGGHIQDYRISSGFLQIGKVSRLVIDTPVSAEFLDANLAPEDIRTAIDKAEK comes from the coding sequence ATGCGCGAATTCTATAACCCTCACTGTGACTGTTCACTCGATATCGCGAAAGAATTTGCTGAATATCATCACGTAACCAGTGATGGTGAAATTTTTCAGACTTCGTTGATGAGCGCCCTGATTGCCGGCGTTTACGAAGGCTCGACAACCGTAGAACAGTTACTGAAACATGGCGATTTTGGTTTGGGAACATTCAACCAACTGGATGGAGAACTCATTGCATTTGATAAAAACGTTTTCCAACTCAAGTCCGATGGTTCAGCCAATCCGGCTGATATGGCACAAAGAACGCCTTTTGCAGTAATGACATTTTTCAAAGCAAATATCGAGCTTCCCCTGACATCACGAATGTCCCGCGAAGCCGTTCATCAACTGATCGATGACCTGATTCCAAGTGACAATATATTCTGTGCAATACGCATGGATGGGGTCTTCGATTTTGTCCGCACCCGTACGGTGCCCAAACAAAACCGGCCTTACCGGCCAATGCTTGAGGTTGTCAAAGAGCAACCCACATTCCGTTTTACCCAAAAACATGGCGTCATCGCTGGATTTCGCAGCCCCAAATACACCACAGGTATCAATGTTCCCGGCTACCACGAACATTTCATTACCGATGACCGCCAAGGCGGCGGTCACATTCAGGATTACCGGATTTCATCCGGATTCCTCCAGATTGGCAAAGTATCACGCCTAGTCATCGATACACCGGTGTCTGCGGAGTTCCTCGACGCCAATCTGGCCCCGGAAGATATTCGTACCGCCATCGATAAGGCGGAAAAATAA
- a CDS encoding LysR family transcriptional regulator: MEFRYLKYFVAVAQTRHFTRAAEQLGIAQPPLSQQIKKLEHELGIDLFKRLSRGVELTQAGEVFYADAVNILSDVERAKAKVRQIARGENTEVKIGFATSTSTCIPVLEKMGRLQSEGIYLKTAELPMSELAAQLTNKQLDIAIMRLPCYASESFERRLLFDDPFVAVIPTHHALAKFKQIQMKQLRDQKVLLFPRETGPALFDGMNALFSDAGIRLEPHFAAPQLRTTIAMAQAGLGIAIVPYSLAEHLDNAAAVVASIADIKLTSRIVVAWEASNLNKQVLKVVTQISQPDER; encoded by the coding sequence ATGGAATTCCGTTACCTCAAGTATTTTGTTGCTGTTGCTCAGACGCGTCATTTTACAAGGGCGGCTGAACAGCTTGGGATTGCTCAGCCCCCACTGAGTCAGCAGATTAAAAAGCTGGAGCATGAACTGGGCATCGACCTGTTTAAGCGTTTATCCCGAGGGGTGGAACTGACGCAGGCCGGGGAAGTGTTTTACGCTGATGCGGTGAATATTCTCTCTGATGTGGAACGGGCAAAAGCGAAAGTCAGGCAGATTGCCCGGGGTGAAAATACAGAAGTCAAAATTGGTTTTGCCACATCAACATCAACCTGCATTCCGGTGCTGGAAAAAATGGGCCGCCTTCAGAGTGAGGGGATTTATCTGAAGACCGCCGAGCTCCCGATGTCGGAGCTGGCGGCTCAGTTGACAAACAAACAGCTCGATATTGCGATTATGCGCTTACCTTGTTACGCCAGTGAGTCGTTTGAACGCCGGTTGTTGTTTGATGATCCGTTTGTGGCCGTGATCCCGACCCATCATGCATTAGCAAAGTTTAAGCAGATCCAGATGAAGCAGCTCCGGGATCAAAAAGTGTTACTGTTTCCTCGGGAAACCGGCCCGGCCTTGTTTGATGGTATGAATGCACTTTTTTCGGATGCCGGGATCCGGCTTGAACCCCATTTTGCTGCGCCGCAACTGCGTACGACGATTGCGATGGCGCAGGCCGGACTGGGCATTGCGATCGTGCCGTATTCACTGGCAGAGCATCTGGATAATGCCGCCGCCGTGGTTGCGAGTATTGCGGATATAAAATTAACTAGCCGGATCGTTGTCGCTTGGGAAGCATCTAATCTTAATAAACAAGTGCTCAAGGTGGTGACTCAGATCAGCCAGCCAGATGAGAGATGA
- the uvrB gene encoding excinuclease ABC subunit UvrB, translated as MSKAFELVSAYQPSGDQPAAIQQLLEGLDAGLAHQTLLGVTGSGKTFTLANVIAQAQRPTIVLAPNKTLAAQLFGEMKAFFPHNAVEYFVSYYDYYQPEAYVPTTDTFIEKDASVNAHIEQMRLSATKALLERKDAIIVASVSAIYGLGDPDSYLKMMLHLRRGDVVDQRAMLRRLAELQYSRNDVGFERGQFRVRGEVIDIFPAESESEAVRVEMFDDEIEQISLFDPLTGAVIQKDLPRYTVYPKTHYVTPRERILDAIEQIKAELKTRQAYFIEHNKLLEEQRISQRTQFDIEMMNELGFCSGIENYSRYLSGRNEGEPPPTLFDYLPHDGILIIDESHVTVPQIGAMYKGDRSRKETLVEFGFRLPSALDNRPLKFDEFEALAPQTIFVSATPSAYEVDKSGGEIAEQVVRPTGLLDPELEIRPVATQVDDLLSEIRLRSAQNERVLVTTLTKRMAEDLTEYLQEHHVRVRYLHSDIDTVERVEIIRDLRLGEFDVLVGINLLREGLDMPEVSLVAILDADKEGFLRSERSLIQTIGRAARNLRGKAILYADRVTGSMQRAIDETHRRREKQQRYNEEMGVEPQALRKDVKDILEIGDITKSRQKRKAPQRALSQVAEPDAEYGSLTPQQLEKEISKLESQMYQYAQNLEFEQAAQKRDEIEKLREQFIINS; from the coding sequence ATGAGTAAAGCATTTGAACTGGTTTCTGCGTATCAACCTTCCGGGGATCAGCCGGCAGCGATTCAGCAATTATTAGAAGGGTTGGATGCCGGTCTGGCGCATCAAACCTTGCTTGGTGTGACGGGCTCGGGAAAAACATTCACATTGGCGAATGTGATTGCGCAGGCGCAGCGTCCGACGATTGTTCTGGCACCCAATAAAACACTGGCTGCTCAGTTGTTTGGTGAGATGAAAGCGTTTTTCCCTCACAATGCGGTCGAGTATTTCGTCTCTTATTATGACTATTACCAACCGGAAGCCTATGTACCGACAACCGACACATTTATTGAGAAAGATGCATCTGTAAACGCCCATATTGAACAAATGCGGCTATCCGCCACCAAGGCATTACTGGAAAGGAAAGATGCGATCATTGTGGCTTCGGTTTCAGCGATCTATGGTCTGGGTGATCCGGACTCCTATTTAAAAATGATGCTTCATTTACGTCGGGGAGACGTGGTGGATCAGCGGGCGATGCTCAGACGCTTAGCTGAATTACAGTATTCACGGAATGACGTTGGGTTTGAGCGGGGTCAGTTCCGGGTACGTGGTGAAGTGATCGATATTTTCCCGGCAGAATCGGAAAGTGAAGCGGTGCGAGTAGAGATGTTTGATGATGAAATTGAACAAATCAGCTTGTTTGACCCACTGACCGGGGCTGTTATCCAAAAGGATTTGCCCCGTTATACCGTGTATCCGAAAACCCACTATGTCACACCAAGAGAGCGGATTCTTGATGCGATTGAACAGATTAAAGCCGAGCTGAAAACCCGTCAGGCCTATTTTATTGAGCATAATAAACTGCTGGAAGAACAACGCATTTCCCAACGTACGCAATTTGATATCGAAATGATGAATGAGCTGGGGTTCTGCTCAGGCATTGAAAACTACTCTCGCTATCTGAGTGGCAGAAATGAAGGCGAGCCGCCGCCGACCTTATTCGATTATTTACCTCACGATGGCATTCTTATTATTGATGAATCGCATGTCACGGTGCCGCAAATCGGTGCGATGTATAAGGGAGACCGATCCAGAAAAGAGACGTTGGTTGAATTTGGTTTTCGGTTACCTTCGGCTTTAGATAACCGGCCGTTGAAATTTGATGAGTTTGAGGCGTTAGCCCCACAGACGATTTTTGTCTCTGCTACGCCCAGTGCTTACGAAGTGGATAAATCTGGCGGAGAGATTGCAGAACAGGTGGTTCGCCCCACCGGATTGTTGGATCCGGAACTGGAAATCCGCCCGGTTGCCACGCAGGTGGATGATTTATTATCTGAAATACGACTGCGCAGTGCTCAAAATGAACGGGTGCTGGTCACGACTTTAACCAAGCGGATGGCTGAAGATTTAACCGAATATCTGCAGGAACATCACGTCCGAGTGCGTTATCTGCATTCCGATATTGATACGGTGGAGCGGGTCGAGATTATTCGTGACCTTCGTTTGGGTGAATTTGATGTGCTGGTGGGAATTAACTTGTTGCGGGAAGGGCTCGATATGCCAGAGGTGTCTCTGGTGGCAATTCTCGACGCAGATAAAGAAGGATTCTTACGTTCTGAACGCTCTTTGATCCAAACCATCGGGCGTGCTGCCCGAAATCTGCGCGGTAAAGCGATTCTGTATGCTGATCGGGTTACCGGTTCTATGCAGCGAGCGATCGATGAGACTCATCGCCGTCGTGAAAAACAGCAGCGTTATAACGAAGAGATGGGCGTTGAGCCGCAGGCATTGCGGAAAGATGTCAAAGATATTCTGGAAATCGGGGATATCACTAAATCGAGACAAAAACGTAAAGCACCACAGCGGGCATTGTCTCAAGTGGCTGAGCCGGATGCTGAATATGGTTCGCTCACCCCGCAACAGCTTGAAAAAGAGATTAGTAAGCTGGAATCACAAATGTATCAGTACGCGCAGAATCTTGAATTTGAACAGGCAGCGCAAAAACGGGATGAAATCGAGAAACTTCGCGAACAATTTATCATCAACAGCTAA
- the luxO gene encoding quorum-sensing sigma-54 dependent transcriptional regulator LuxO, producing MQSEQLPQKSRYLLMVEDTASVAVLYRTYLEPLDIDINIVGTGREALESLEKREPDLILLDLRLPDMTGMDVLHEVKRKYPDVPVIFMTAHGSIDTAVEAMRYGAQDFLIKPCEADRLRVTVNNAIRKASKIKSDSDDPRSQNYQGFIGSSQTMQAVYRTIDSAAASKASIFITGESGTGKEVCAEAIHEASRRGDKPFIAINCAAIPKDLIESELFGHVKGAFTGAATDRQGAAELADGGTLFLDELCEMDLDLQTKLLRFIQTGTFQKVGSSKMKSVDVRFVCATNRDPWKEVQEGRFREDLYYRLYVIPLHLPPLRERGDDVIEIAYSLLGYMSKEEEKDFVRLAAEVVERFRQYEWPGNVRQLQNVLRNVVVLNQGKEITLSMLPPPLNQPKESYLRLVQPMMEERKPSVHEIFPLWMTEKMAIENAIDACEGNIPKAAGYLEVSPSTIYRKLQSWNAEENA from the coding sequence ATGCAATCTGAACAGTTACCCCAAAAAAGTAGATATCTGCTGATGGTTGAAGATACAGCATCGGTTGCCGTGTTGTATCGGACCTACCTTGAACCTCTCGATATTGACATCAACATTGTTGGTACGGGGAGAGAGGCATTAGAGAGTCTTGAAAAAAGAGAACCTGATCTGATTCTGCTCGATTTACGTCTTCCAGATATGACCGGGATGGATGTTTTGCATGAGGTGAAACGGAAATACCCGGATGTTCCTGTCATTTTCATGACTGCTCATGGTTCAATTGATACCGCTGTCGAAGCCATGCGTTATGGTGCTCAGGATTTTTTAATTAAACCATGCGAAGCTGACCGATTACGAGTTACGGTCAATAATGCGATTCGTAAAGCTTCGAAGATTAAGAGTGATTCCGATGACCCGCGCAGCCAAAACTATCAGGGATTCATCGGCAGTAGTCAAACCATGCAGGCGGTTTATCGAACGATCGACTCTGCGGCAGCAAGTAAAGCCAGTATCTTTATTACCGGAGAAAGCGGTACCGGGAAAGAGGTGTGTGCTGAAGCGATTCATGAAGCGAGTCGGCGAGGTGACAAACCTTTTATTGCTATTAACTGTGCTGCGATCCCGAAAGATCTGATTGAAAGTGAATTGTTCGGCCATGTCAAAGGCGCTTTTACCGGCGCAGCAACAGACCGGCAGGGTGCTGCTGAGCTTGCCGATGGCGGGACACTATTTCTGGATGAGCTGTGTGAGATGGATTTGGATTTACAGACAAAATTGTTGCGGTTTATCCAAACTGGCACATTCCAGAAAGTCGGTTCATCGAAAATGAAAAGTGTGGATGTCCGCTTTGTGTGTGCGACCAACCGCGATCCGTGGAAAGAAGTTCAGGAAGGTCGCTTTCGGGAAGATTTGTACTATCGTTTATATGTGATTCCACTTCACCTACCGCCACTGCGGGAACGTGGTGACGATGTCATCGAAATTGCTTACTCTTTGCTCGGTTATATGTCCAAAGAAGAAGAGAAAGATTTTGTCCGCCTTGCTGCTGAAGTCGTAGAACGGTTCAGACAGTACGAATGGCCGGGGAATGTCCGCCAGTTGCAGAATGTTTTGCGCAATGTCGTGGTCTTGAATCAAGGCAAAGAAATCACACTGAGTATGTTACCACCGCCACTGAATCAACCGAAAGAAAGTTATCTGCGTTTGGTTCAGCCGATGATGGAAGAAAGGAAACCTTCAGTGCATGAAATATTTCCTTTATGGATGACGGAAAAAATGGCAATCGAAAATGCGATTGATGCCTGTGAAGGAAATATTCCGAAAGCCGCGGGTTATCTCGAGGTGAGTCCTTCGACCATTTACCGTAAATTACAATCTTGGAATGCAGAAGAGAACGCATAG
- the luxU gene encoding quorum-sensing phosphorelay protein LuxU, with protein sequence MSEIMNQQTISSLSKEIGEENIPVLLDIFLGELENYQATLSESEGSAQHELLKEISHALKSSAASFGADRLCAMAIDIDTRGKQGLLLNTKQETQSLIKQLRETYTSYVDFNLEDIKSP encoded by the coding sequence ATGAGTGAAATCATGAATCAACAAACGATTTCGTCACTATCAAAAGAAATAGGAGAGGAAAATATTCCTGTGCTACTGGATATTTTCCTCGGTGAATTAGAAAACTATCAGGCGACGTTATCGGAAAGTGAAGGCTCTGCACAGCATGAGCTTTTGAAAGAGATCAGCCATGCACTCAAAAGCAGTGCTGCGAGTTTTGGTGCGGATCGCTTATGTGCCATGGCGATTGATATTGATACGAGGGGGAAACAAGGGTTGCTGCTCAATACCAAACAGGAGACACAAAGCCTGATCAAACAGCTCCGCGAAACCTATACCTCTTATGTGGATTTCAACCTCGAGGATATAAAATCACCATGA
- the yvcK gene encoding uridine diphosphate-N-acetylglucosamine-binding protein YvcK: MHTYQKKLYQEKKIVAIGGGHGLGRVLAAIGDFGPNATGIVATTDNGGSTGRIRHCQGGIAWGDMRNCINQLITEPSTASMMFEYRFRGQGELDGHNLGNLMLTALGNLSVRPLEAINLIRTLLNVSINILPMSEHPADLTAHAIDGNVVTGETNVDEMTEELIRLELSPQVPATHEAIEAITHADAILLGPGSFLTSIMPPLLLPELGKAIAKNQRAVLMYIDNLAPEYGPAQKMDLNRKLIWCQRACGGRRVDLVLCETAPEVPPSDCRIITRNMASPDKGWRHEREKLRQVIEEQLINELYENA; the protein is encoded by the coding sequence ATGCATACTTATCAGAAAAAACTTTATCAAGAGAAAAAAATTGTTGCGATTGGCGGAGGACACGGACTCGGGCGAGTTTTGGCTGCCATTGGTGATTTTGGCCCCAATGCAACGGGTATTGTTGCGACCACGGACAATGGCGGGTCAACAGGTCGGATTCGTCACTGTCAGGGAGGTATCGCCTGGGGGGACATGCGTAATTGCATCAATCAGTTGATTACCGAACCCTCGACCGCCTCAATGATGTTCGAGTATCGGTTCCGGGGACAAGGTGAACTTGACGGGCATAATCTGGGGAATCTGATGTTAACTGCGTTGGGGAATCTGTCCGTCCGGCCACTTGAAGCGATTAATTTGATTCGCACCCTGCTGAATGTATCGATCAACATTCTGCCGATGTCAGAACATCCGGCCGATCTCACCGCTCATGCGATTGATGGTAACGTTGTCACTGGAGAAACCAATGTCGATGAAATGACCGAAGAACTCATCCGGCTAGAGCTTTCCCCGCAAGTACCGGCAACGCATGAAGCGATTGAAGCCATTACTCACGCCGATGCAATTTTGCTGGGGCCGGGGAGCTTTTTGACCAGTATTATGCCACCGCTGTTACTCCCTGAATTGGGGAAAGCCATCGCGAAAAATCAGCGGGCTGTGCTCATGTATATTGACAACCTCGCCCCGGAATATGGTCCGGCTCAGAAAATGGATCTCAATCGCAAACTGATTTGGTGTCAGCGAGCCTGTGGCGGACGACGGGTTGATTTGGTGTTATGTGAAACAGCGCCGGAAGTCCCGCCCAGCGATTGTCGAATCATTACCCGGAATATGGCTTCTCCGGATAAAGGCTGGCGTCACGAGCGGGAAAAACTCAGACAGGTGATTGAAGAGCAGCTCATCAACGAGCTGTATGAAAATGCATAA
- the moaA gene encoding GTP 3',8-cyclase MoaA, whose translation MAQFEDNFQRKFYYLRLSLTDVCNFKCTYCLPDGYQTEAQRPQFLSLPEIQRVVTAFARCGTSKVRLTGGEPTLRRDFSDIIHLVSSTPGIEQVAMTTNGFRLAKSAAEWRQAGLTNINVSVDSLDPRIFHQITGENKYRQVMDGIEQALAVGFKQIKVNVVLLKGLNDRQLPAFLNWIRDLPIQLRFIELMQTGTMDAFFDRHHVSGQAVYQQLLGEGWIPKVRACHDGPAKVLSHPDYQGELGFIMPYEKNFCASCNRLRISAKGKLHLCLFGESGVELRDLLQQDEQQAALIERIQQALGEKAVSHFLHDGDPGMTPHLASIGG comes from the coding sequence ATGGCTCAATTTGAAGATAACTTTCAGCGTAAATTCTACTATTTACGTCTGTCGCTGACGGACGTATGCAATTTTAAATGTACCTACTGTTTACCGGACGGATATCAGACCGAGGCTCAGCGGCCTCAGTTTTTATCGCTGCCGGAAATTCAGCGGGTGGTCACTGCATTCGCCCGTTGCGGGACTTCTAAAGTTCGTCTAACGGGTGGTGAGCCGACGCTACGTCGGGATTTCTCCGATATTATCCATCTCGTTTCCTCAACCCCCGGCATTGAACAAGTCGCCATGACCACCAATGGGTTTCGTCTGGCCAAATCAGCCGCGGAGTGGCGTCAGGCCGGACTGACGAATATCAATGTCAGTGTGGATAGCCTCGATCCGCGAATATTCCATCAGATCACCGGTGAGAATAAATATCGACAAGTGATGGATGGGATTGAACAAGCTTTAGCCGTTGGTTTTAAGCAAATCAAGGTCAATGTGGTTCTTCTGAAGGGATTGAATGACCGTCAGTTACCGGCGTTCCTCAATTGGATCCGTGACTTGCCCATCCAGCTCCGCTTTATTGAGTTGATGCAGACCGGAACCATGGATGCGTTTTTCGACCGGCATCATGTTTCGGGACAGGCTGTTTATCAGCAACTACTCGGCGAAGGATGGATCCCAAAGGTTCGTGCTTGCCATGATGGTCCCGCCAAAGTGCTGTCGCATCCCGACTATCAGGGAGAACTGGGATTCATCATGCCTTATGAAAAGAACTTTTGTGCGAGCTGCAATCGCCTGCGTATCTCCGCGAAAGGGAAGTTACACCTGTGTCTGTTTGGTGAATCCGGGGTGGAATTGCGTGATTTACTCCAGCAAGATGAACAGCAGGCAGCGCTAATAGAGCGGATTCAGCAAGCTTTGGGTGAGAAGGCTGTCAGCCATTTTCTGCATGACGGAGACCCGGGGATGACACCTCACTTAGCATCGATTGGTGGTTAG